A portion of the Drosophila innubila isolate TH190305 chromosome 3L unlocalized genomic scaffold, UK_Dinn_1.0 0_D_3L, whole genome shotgun sequence genome contains these proteins:
- the LOC117788454 gene encoding probable chitinase 2: MAMIRLTLPLLLLGIFMASVSARTGPAHDKVVVCYISTWAVYRPEPGAYSIEHFDPSLCTHAVYAFAGLDITQSSIKSLDPWQDLKEAYGKGGFERLTDLKRSHPHLKVTLAIGGWNEGSKNYSTMVANVLQRGQFVKQVSSFVRKYNFDGLDLDWEYPTQRGGSPKDRENFVALTKELREEFDNYGLLLTSAIGAAKNVIDQAYDVRQISRYLDFLHIMCYDYHGSWDHKIGFNSPLIASAMDPLSVQYTIDYLLKQGAPPSKLVLGLPFYGRTFKTTTEGNLNDASEGNGFQGPFTREDGFLGYNEICNILSNKTSGWSKQWEPETSQMLARSERNVFTQNVNVVTFDSSRSIANKVKFAMKKRLAGVMVWSVDTDDFLGDCELDEDTFADFRLVKTAPRRLNHNYPLLRTINEATSLALEEIAADEIVVPDDSENEIPHGSIADRKNAAASVVSLSLTISFVYMLLHSLAH; encoded by the exons ATGGCGATGATTCGATTGACTCTCCCTTTGCTGCTCCTGGGCATATTTATGGCTTCGGTTTCCGCCAGAACAG GACCTGCACACGACAAGGTGGTTGTTTGCTATATATCCACATGGGCTGTATATCGACCCGAGCCGGGTGCCTATTCCATTGAGCACTTTGATCCGAGTCTCTGCACACATGCTGTCTACGCTTTTGCCGGCCTGGACATCACACAGTCATCCATCAAGTCCTTGG ATCCCTGGCAGGACCTGAAGGAGGCGTATGGCAAGGGAGGCTTCGAGCGTTTGACGGACTTGAAACGCAGTCATCCGCATCTGAAGGTCACTCTGGCCATTGGTGGCTGGAATGAGGGTTCCAAGAACTATTCGACTATGGTGGCCAATGTATTGCAACGTGGACAGTTCGTAAAGCAAGTTTCCAGCTTTGTGCGCAAATATAACTTTGATGGCTTGGATCTGGACTGGGAGTATCCCACACAACGTGGTGGTAGTCCAAAGGATCGCGAAAATTTTGTTGCCTTGACCAAAGAATTGAGAGAGGAATTTGATAACTATGGATTATTGCTGACTTCGGCTATTGGTGCAGCCAAGAATGTGATTGATCAGGCTTATGATGTGCGACAGATTTCTCGTTATCTTGACTTTTTGCACATCATGTGCTACGATTATCACGGCAGCTGGGATCACAAGATTGGCTTTAATTCGCCTCTGATAGCTTCTGCCATGGATCCATTGAGTGTG caATACACCATCGATTATTTGCTGAAACAGGGCGCTCCTCCATCAAAGCTGGTGTTGGGATTACCCTTTTATGGACGCACCTTTAAGACTACCACAGAGGGTAATCTAAACGACGCCAGCGAAGGTAATGGCTTCCAGGGACCCTTTACACGCGAAGACGGCTTTCTGGGCTACAACGAGATCTGCAACATCTTGAGCAATAAAACCTCGGGCTGGTCCAAGCAATGGGAACCGGAGACCAGTCAAATGTTGGCGCGTTCCGAGCGCAATGTCTTCACCCAGAATGTGAATGTGGTGACATTCGACAGTTCCCGTTCCATTGCCAACAAGGTGAAGTTTGCCATGAAGAAGCGTTTGGCTGGCGTAATGGTCTGGTCTGTGGACACCGATGACTTTTTGGGAGATTGTGAACTGGATGAGGATACCTTTGCCGATTTCCGTCTAGTCAAAACTGCTCCAAGGCGACTCAATCATAATTACCCACTGTTGCGCACAATCAATGAGGCAACTTCACTGGCGCTGGAGGAGATCGCTGCTGACGAAATCGTTGTACCAGATGATTCAGAGAATGAGATACCCCATGGCAGTATTGCGGATCGTAAGAATGCTGCTGCCTCAGTTGTGAGCCTTAGTTTAACGATCAGTTTTGTTTACATGCTGTTGCACAGTTTGGCACATTGA